From Meiothermus sp., a single genomic window includes:
- a CDS encoding DeoR family transcriptional regulator, whose amino-acid sequence MTERQRRILHLLVDSYIQTQTPVPSGMLAQQLSLSPATVRYELIELEQQGLIGKPHTSAGRIPTRAGFRHYALSKLPPSPLPQATLDKLAQVLEGAGSRREALLVQVASRLSGYPAILRLKSQRAPKLLQVHLSSLTPGKVLAVAVLEGGRVREARIELSFTPTEAQLNEAEQRLFKTPGPVRASTPAMMELYESIGRAFAQGGQEEYREGMGLLLSEPEAQNPLFLRQAIAVYEGPSDTTLTPPGGVNVRVGEDEGLSLVQAGFGANDQVGELTLLGPVRMRYERALSVAYTMSQAYMGK is encoded by the coding sequence ATGACTGAGCGGCAGCGGCGCATCTTACACCTGCTGGTGGATAGTTATATCCAGACCCAGACCCCGGTACCCTCGGGGATGCTGGCCCAGCAGTTGTCGCTGTCGCCTGCCACGGTGCGCTACGAGCTGATCGAGCTCGAGCAGCAAGGCTTGATCGGCAAGCCCCACACCTCGGCCGGTCGTATTCCTACCCGTGCCGGGTTCCGCCACTATGCCCTGTCCAAACTGCCGCCCAGCCCTCTGCCCCAAGCCACCCTCGACAAACTGGCCCAGGTGCTGGAGGGTGCGGGCTCGAGGCGCGAGGCTTTGTTGGTGCAGGTGGCCTCCAGGCTCTCGGGCTACCCTGCCATCCTGCGACTCAAATCCCAGCGTGCGCCCAAATTATTGCAGGTGCACCTTTCCAGCCTGACACCCGGCAAAGTGCTGGCGGTAGCCGTGCTGGAAGGGGGGCGGGTGCGCGAGGCCCGCATCGAGTTATCCTTCACGCCCACCGAAGCCCAGTTGAACGAAGCGGAGCAGCGCCTGTTTAAAACCCCCGGGCCGGTGCGGGCTAGCACGCCGGCCATGATGGAACTGTACGAATCCATCGGCAGGGCGTTTGCCCAAGGCGGCCAGGAAGAATACCGCGAAGGCATGGGGCTTTTGCTAAGCGAGCCTGAGGCCCAGAACCCCCTATTTTTGCGCCAGGCCATTGCGGTCTACGAAGGCCCCAGCGACACTACCCTCACCCCTCCAGGGGGTGTGAATGTCCGGGTGGGGGAGGACGAGGGGCTCTCGCTGGTACAGGCGGGGTTTGGGGCAAACGACCAAGTCGGCGAACTGACCCTTTTGGGCCCGGTGCGCATGCGCTACGAACGGGCGTTGTCGGTGGCTTATACCATGAGCCAGGCGTATATGGGGAAGTGA
- a CDS encoding molybdenum cofactor biosynthesis protein MoaE, with the protein MRVRILLFALFREQAGQARLELELPPGSTVADAKALLEAQYPLQLAGGLAAINEQLAQPSDPLKDGDELAFLPPVSGGSSEQSQAELVRQTTGSDSFGLTQQVLLVQPWVDWASDDPYGAVVSFLGTTRSPNKGLAVTYLEYEAYPGMAEKVMQQIIAEMRERWVLGRVALWHRLGRVMPGEGSILIVVSAPHRPEAFEACRYAIERVKQILPVWKKEFLPDGSHWVEGHAPEGHQL; encoded by the coding sequence ATGCGTGTTCGGATATTGCTATTTGCCCTTTTTCGTGAGCAGGCGGGGCAGGCCCGGCTCGAGCTCGAGCTTCCCCCCGGTTCTACCGTTGCCGATGCCAAGGCCCTGCTGGAAGCCCAGTACCCCCTGCAACTAGCGGGCGGGCTGGCGGCCATCAACGAACAACTAGCTCAACCCAGCGACCCACTCAAAGATGGCGATGAACTGGCCTTCCTGCCGCCGGTATCGGGGGGCTCGTCCGAGCAGAGCCAGGCCGAGCTTGTCCGGCAAACTACAGGCAGCGATAGCTTTGGCCTGACCCAGCAAGTTTTGTTGGTGCAGCCCTGGGTAGACTGGGCCTCGGATGACCCTTACGGAGCGGTGGTGAGTTTCCTGGGCACCACCCGCAGCCCCAACAAAGGCCTTGCTGTGACCTACCTGGAATACGAGGCCTACCCCGGCATGGCCGAGAAGGTCATGCAGCAAATTATTGCCGAGATGCGCGAGCGCTGGGTGCTGGGCCGGGTGGCTTTGTGGCACCGCCTGGGCCGGGTGATGCCCGGCGAGGGCTCCATTTTAATCGTAGTCTCGGCACCGCACCGTCCCGAGGCTTTCGAGGCATGCCGTTATGCCATTGAGCGGGTCAAACAAATACTGCCGGTGTGGAAAAAGGAATTTCTGCCCGATGGCTCGCACTGGGTGGAGGGGCATGCCCCCGAAGGCCACCAGCTCTAG
- a CDS encoding 30S ribosomal protein S1 produces the protein MEDQATQTPVETGKEPQVFSMEQALQDAEARLEKTVQRGQIVTGTVVFVTNDGVMVDIGARTEAIIPLNQLTDENLPEEELKNLLKPGDSVTAYVVRADLENGQVVLSKKRAEADQSWVKIQALYEQGEPVMVQVKEKVKGGLVATVEGVRAFLPASQVDLKRTPELDEYVGQSFPVKIIELNRKKGRIILSRRTVLEAEQKAARSQILASLKEGDIVEGQVVEVTEFGVFVALGGVDGLVHRSEITWGRFNHPKDVVHKGQTVKAKVLSVDTERERVNLSMKALTEDPWLTVSEKYPIGSKVNGKVVGLTQFGAFVEVEPGLEGLIHISELSWTKRPKHPSEILKEGQEVEAQVLRIDPAERRLSLGLKQTQPDPWKSLPDRFPPGTPVKGKVTGLTDFGVFVEIEPGIEGLIHVSELAYERIEKPSELFKKGDEIEAAILQIDPVEQRISLSRKRLLPPPVQNLTSEEEGEGRKGRREAKGGERPKRPKGKGGSREGRGRERDYDYGTGGSAAYINYDPSVVPTSNTNVKLGDVFGDLLSQLSLEDDKEKA, from the coding sequence ATGGAAGACCAAGCTACCCAGACTCCAGTGGAAACTGGAAAAGAACCCCAGGTTTTTAGCATGGAGCAAGCCCTGCAGGATGCAGAGGCAAGGCTCGAGAAGACCGTCCAGCGCGGCCAGATTGTCACCGGCACGGTGGTGTTTGTCACCAACGATGGCGTCATGGTAGACATCGGCGCGCGCACCGAAGCCATCATCCCGCTCAACCAGCTCACCGACGAAAACCTGCCCGAAGAGGAGCTCAAAAACCTCCTCAAGCCCGGCGACAGCGTGACCGCCTACGTGGTGCGGGCCGACCTCGAGAACGGCCAGGTGGTGCTCTCCAAAAAGCGGGCCGAAGCCGACCAGAGCTGGGTCAAGATTCAAGCCCTGTACGAGCAGGGCGAGCCGGTGATGGTGCAGGTCAAGGAAAAGGTCAAGGGGGGTCTGGTGGCTACCGTCGAGGGTGTTCGCGCCTTCCTGCCGGCCAGCCAGGTCGATCTCAAGCGCACCCCGGAGCTCGACGAGTACGTGGGTCAGAGCTTCCCGGTCAAAATCATCGAACTTAACCGCAAAAAGGGCCGCATCATTCTCTCGCGCCGCACGGTGCTCGAGGCCGAACAAAAAGCTGCCCGCAGCCAGATCCTCGCGAGCTTGAAGGAAGGCGATATCGTCGAGGGTCAGGTGGTCGAAGTCACCGAGTTTGGGGTGTTTGTGGCCCTGGGCGGGGTAGATGGCCTGGTACACCGCAGCGAGATTACCTGGGGCCGCTTTAACCACCCCAAAGATGTGGTACACAAGGGCCAGACCGTGAAGGCCAAGGTGCTCTCGGTGGACACCGAGCGTGAGCGGGTCAACCTCTCCATGAAGGCCCTCACCGAAGACCCCTGGCTGACCGTTTCGGAAAAGTACCCCATCGGCTCTAAAGTGAACGGTAAGGTGGTGGGCCTGACCCAGTTCGGGGCCTTTGTGGAGGTGGAGCCGGGCCTCGAGGGCCTCATCCACATCTCCGAGCTGTCCTGGACCAAGCGCCCCAAACACCCCAGTGAAATCTTGAAGGAAGGCCAGGAGGTCGAGGCCCAGGTTTTGCGCATCGACCCTGCTGAGCGCCGCCTTTCGCTGGGCCTAAAGCAAACCCAACCCGACCCCTGGAAAAGCCTGCCTGACCGCTTCCCCCCCGGTACCCCGGTTAAGGGCAAGGTTACGGGCCTCACCGACTTTGGGGTGTTTGTGGAGATCGAGCCCGGTATCGAGGGCCTGATTCACGTCTCCGAGCTGGCCTACGAGCGCATCGAGAAGCCCTCCGAACTCTTCAAAAAGGGCGATGAGATTGAGGCGGCCATCCTCCAGATCGATCCTGTAGAGCAGCGCATCAGCCTCTCGCGCAAGCGCCTGCTACCTCCGCCGGTGCAAAATCTAACCTCCGAGGAAGAGGGAGAAGGCCGCAAGGGGCGACGTGAAGCCAAGGGCGGCGAGCGTCCCAAGCGTCCCAAAGGCAAGGGTGGCTCCCGCGAAGGGCGTGGACGTGAGCGCGACTACGACTACGGTACGGGCGGCAGTGCGGCCTACATCAACTACGACCCCAGCGTGGTGCCTACTTCCAATACCAACGTCAAGCTGGGCGATGTGTTCGGTGACCTCCTGAGCCAGCTCAGCCTGGAAGACGACAAAGAAAAAGCCTAG